In a single window of the Limnochorda sp. L945t genome:
- a CDS encoding gas vesicle protein K has protein sequence MALEVDADNLKKGLLGLVVTLVEVIRDVLVAESVKRMKGGSLSSVEAGRLGQALMDLDQAIEQLKSENGLHQIVRKTRRALDDLVDDTLTRFVDPKQWEDA, from the coding sequence ATGGCTCTCGAAGTTGACGCAGACAACCTGAAGAAGGGGCTCCTGGGACTCGTTGTCACGCTGGTGGAGGTCATCCGGGACGTGCTGGTCGCAGAGTCCGTCAAACGGATGAAAGGCGGCTCGCTGTCGAGTGTGGAAGCCGGTCGACTGGGGCAGGCTTTGATGGACCTGGACCAGGCCATCGAGCAACTCAAGTCGGAGAACGGCCTCCACCAGATCGTTCGCAAGACGAGACGGGCCCTGGACGACCTCGTGGACGACACGCTCACCCGTTTCGTCGACCCGAAGCAGTGGGAGGACGCATGA
- a CDS encoding gas vesicle protein produces the protein MPVLDNPRRGDTLADLIDRVLDKGLVINADITISVAGVELLGIKIRAALASFETAARYGLEFPSGTNLDSRGWKEEAGKREPCPQCGRKEPRMELLSTGCPWCGWEPPKRRAGGAERSRAYGTEVDTWLSKLTQTT, from the coding sequence ATGCCGGTGCTCGACAATCCGAGGCGAGGTGATACGCTGGCAGACCTGATCGACCGTGTCCTCGATAAAGGGCTGGTCATCAACGCCGACATCACGATCTCCGTCGCCGGGGTGGAACTCCTCGGCATCAAGATCCGGGCCGCCCTGGCATCCTTCGAAACCGCGGCCAGGTACGGGCTTGAATTTCCCAGCGGCACGAATCTCGACTCCAGGGGCTGGAAGGAGGAGGCCGGCAAGCGTGAACCCTGCCCGCAGTGCGGGCGCAAGGAACCCAGGATGGAGCTCCTCTCGACGGGGTGCCCGTGGTGCGGTTGGGAGCCCCCGAAGAGGCGAGCCGGGGGAGCGGAACGGTCACGGGCGTATGGAACCGAGGTGGACACATGGCTCTCGAAGTTGACGCAGACAACCTGA
- the gvpJ gene encoding gas vesicle protein, which produces MKPARPRVVKGGVADLLERALDKGLVVNADLVVTLSGVPLIALNLRLMLASVETMIRYGVMRDWLQPARQDEEERQGAWVTPPARVPFPAPNPSGHGRSARPHGDAAARHAWRHRASTGAPQFQARGHCKPLGDDGHVFPPGEPPGHADPPGGRGAPPAVTIAPGAGAPGRELRPQSGTFDIAAP; this is translated from the coding sequence GTGAAGCCGGCCCGGCCCCGAGTCGTCAAGGGCGGGGTCGCAGACTTGCTGGAACGCGCCCTGGACAAGGGCCTCGTGGTGAATGCCGACCTGGTCGTCACCCTGTCCGGCGTGCCGCTCATCGCTCTCAACCTGCGGCTGATGCTCGCCAGCGTCGAAACCATGATCCGGTACGGTGTGATGCGGGATTGGCTCCAACCGGCTCGACAGGACGAGGAGGAGCGGCAAGGTGCCTGGGTCACGCCACCCGCCCGAGTCCCTTTTCCAGCGCCCAACCCCTCTGGACATGGCAGGAGCGCTCGACCTCATGGTGACGCGGCCGCGCGCCACGCTTGGCGACACCGGGCGTCCACCGGCGCTCCGCAGTTCCAGGCTCGAGGCCACTGCAAGCCGCTTGGCGATGACGGACATGTCTTCCCACCAGGAGAGCCTCCGGGCCATGCTGATCCGCCAGGAGGACGAGGTGCTCCGCCAGCGGTCACGATTGCACCAGGCGCGGGAGCGCCTGGCCGAGAGCTTCGTCCGCAATCGGGCACTTTCGATATTGCGGCGCCGTGA
- a CDS encoding gas vesicle protein GvpG: protein MPELRMGLLDLFALPVSLPLKTAWIAIEEATALAQREYEEARRLPGELADLQAAYEMGEITEMEYLRALDEGGREGDAGARQSEAR, encoded by the coding sequence GTGCCCGAGCTGCGGATGGGCTTGCTGGACCTCTTCGCGCTGCCGGTCTCTCTGCCGCTCAAGACAGCGTGGATCGCCATCGAGGAGGCGACGGCTCTCGCCCAGCGGGAGTACGAGGAAGCCCGAAGGCTTCCCGGTGAACTGGCCGACCTCCAGGCGGCATATGAAATGGGAGAGATCACCGAGATGGAGTACCTCCGGGCGCTGGACGAAGGGGGGCGCGAGGGCGATGCCGGTGCTCGACAATCCGAGGCGAGGTGA
- the gvpO gene encoding gas vesicle protein GvpO has protein sequence MPHLREVLNAAIKELKALTGLELSGVTGALSQPEGWLLQVELVERRGVPDTMDVLGLYEVHTDAQGHVLAFERKGLRHRGDVDPYATDVS, from the coding sequence GTGCCACACCTTCGCGAGGTCCTGAACGCCGCCATCAAAGAGCTCAAGGCATTGACGGGCCTCGAACTCTCCGGCGTCACCGGAGCGCTCTCGCAACCGGAGGGATGGTTACTTCAGGTCGAGCTGGTGGAGCGGCGTGGCGTTCCAGACACCATGGACGTGCTTGGACTCTATGAGGTTCATACGGACGCGCAGGGGCACGTGCTGGCATTCGAGCGCAAGGGGCTCCGGCACAGGGGTGACGTCGACCCGTACGCCACGGACGTGTCGTGA
- a CDS encoding GvpL/GvpF family gas vesicle protein, which translates to MVALFAALGLKAAGVRVSRDSLTRAVQLLGVSAPDPWILEGVWRLATNEPAVPTQPEAAPSAPVEAEPEVNPRRDRVTPPGQAFYLYAIGRGDGCDGLACRGIEGQPVTVTRVNGWFALVHECEPQPYASDDREQVIRWIEQHHAVVEQAAECAGDLIPVAFDTIIHKDGVDALAALKQWVSDNTTQLEQILALVSGCREYGVQLLREPGVARSHLLATRPDLKELQVRLSRAPASVAYLLQKDMDRQVRSLLEDEATQRTAALEQALHRHARAVRSEKLRDPEGETEMVANFSCLVPNEAIEDLLDALRSFESSDGYSVRVTGPWPPYSFVNLQPQRGEAG; encoded by the coding sequence ATGGTTGCCCTCTTCGCGGCGCTGGGGTTGAAGGCTGCCGGTGTCCGGGTGTCGAGGGATTCGTTGACGAGGGCCGTTCAATTACTGGGCGTCTCGGCCCCCGATCCGTGGATCCTGGAAGGTGTGTGGCGCCTCGCTACCAACGAACCTGCCGTTCCCACCCAACCAGAAGCAGCACCAAGCGCGCCGGTAGAGGCCGAGCCCGAGGTCAACCCCCGACGAGACCGTGTGACGCCACCCGGGCAGGCCTTTTACCTGTATGCCATCGGCCGCGGTGACGGATGCGACGGCCTCGCGTGCCGAGGAATCGAAGGCCAGCCCGTGACGGTCACGAGAGTCAACGGGTGGTTTGCATTGGTGCACGAATGCGAGCCACAACCTTACGCTTCCGATGACCGAGAGCAGGTCATCCGCTGGATAGAGCAACATCACGCCGTGGTAGAGCAAGCAGCCGAATGTGCCGGGGATCTCATTCCGGTGGCCTTTGACACCATCATCCACAAGGACGGCGTGGATGCGCTCGCGGCCCTGAAACAATGGGTGTCGGATAACACGACTCAGCTCGAACAGATCCTGGCCCTGGTGAGCGGATGTCGAGAGTATGGGGTCCAGCTACTGCGAGAGCCAGGGGTTGCCCGCTCACATCTTCTGGCCACACGGCCTGACTTGAAAGAGTTGCAGGTTCGCCTCAGTCGAGCCCCTGCATCCGTAGCCTACCTGCTCCAGAAGGATATGGACCGGCAGGTGCGGAGCCTCCTCGAAGACGAGGCGACTCAGCGTACCGCGGCATTGGAACAGGCACTTCACCGGCACGCCCGGGCCGTGCGATCGGAAAAACTTCGAGATCCAGAGGGCGAAACCGAGATGGTGGCGAATTTCTCCTGTCTCGTGCCGAACGAGGCGATAGAAGACCTCCTGGACGCGCTCCGTTCCTTCGAGTCCTCCGACGGCTACTCGGTACGAGTCACCGGGCCCTGGCCGCCCTATAGTTTCGTCAACCTGCAACCGCAGCGGGGTGAAGCCGGGTGA